AGTCTATCTGTCGGAGTTCTCTCAGGAGTATGATAAACAAATAATTTCACGCTGGCACAAGTAAATAATTAAATACAGTCAAATACAGTCATCAAAACTTACGCAATTATACGTTATTTATCTAACCTAGATATTATTTACCGCAAAGAAGAATAACTTTGCAGTCTAAACACTCAAAGTAATGCTTGTTACTCTCCTTTAAGTCTAATTTAGCAATCTCATTTACCCTCAGAAGCGAAATTATGGAAAGCAGCGATTGTCACACCAACCCAAAACTGAGCTTGAGTTTACGCCAGTTATCGCGACTAAACCGATTGACTAATTTGCTCCTGATGGCATCGATTATTACTTTGTCCTGTAGTATTGTCCTGCAAGCCAATCCAATCATGGCACAAGAGATTGCTCAATCTCCTTCTTTAGATAAAAATAACAATACTATTTATGTCGATCCTCAAGGCGGTGATGATAATCGACTAGGTAAAAAAACATCTCCCCTGCAAACCATTACTCAAGCATTAAAAGTAGCTGCTGCTGGCAGTACGATTCAGTTAGCCAGTGGGACATATAGCGAAGCAACAGGAGAAACCTTTCCCCTGGTACTTGATAATCAGATTGTTCTCCAAGGCGATCCCCAAAATCAAGGATACAAAACAATTATTCAAGGAGATGGTTACTTCCTCAGTCCTACAGGTGCAGGACAAAATGTAGCGATCGCTGCACTCAAAGATGCAGGCGGAATCACTGGTATTACTGTCACCAACAATCACTCTAGGGGACACGGTATTTGGGTTGAATCTGCTAGTCCCCAAATAGTCAGCAATACCTTAACCCGCAATGGTAATACAGGCGTTTCTGTTAACGGTCAAAGTTCTCCATTAATCGAAAATAATTATTTTTACAACAATTTGGGTAACGGGTTACTAGTCTACGGTGATTCTCAACCTGAAGTAATTAAAAATACCTTTGAAGAAACAGGGTTTGGTATTAGCTTAGTGCAACATGCTGCTGCTAAGATTAGCGAAAATCTCTTTGATGGCAATCGCATTGGGATTATTTTGGAAGGTAGTTCCCAAGGAATTTTGCGCCAGAACGAAATTATTAATTCTGGTGAAGCTGGCTTAATGGCGATCGCTGAATCTCGCGTCGATCTTGGCACTGATGATGAACCTGGTAACAATGTCTTTCGCAGCAATAGAAAGTTAGATATTCAAAACGCTACTAGTAGCGAAATTGTGGCAGTAGGCACAGAAGTTCAAGGAGAAACCCAAGGGGACATTAATTTTGTTCAAGGAACATCTGTTGTAAGTAATGTAAGTAACGATAATTCCTTGAAGGATTTAGCACCTTTACCTCCTCTACCTCCTCGCCGAGATCTGCCACCGCCTGTAGCTCAACCTGCAACCCCCACATCAATAGAACCCGCGCCAGCCGATTTACCGGCACCGCCACCTGTAATAGCCAGCAGCACTAGTGACATTAATACAGATAACAATAATAAAGAGTTAGTATTTAGATCTTCCTCAGATTCTCTAGAAACTGCCGAGCCAGAAAATTCCCATGTCTTACCCGTACCATCCCCACCGACTATTAGCAGCTCTTCTAGCACAGCTCAAGTTAAATACAAAGTCTTAGTAGAAGTCTTAGATGATGAAGAAGCAGATGAAGTGCGATCGCTTTATCCTGAAGCTTTTGAAACCATTTTAGGCGGGGAATCTTGGCTACAGGTAGGTGCTTTTAGTAATCGGGATAAAGCCAAACGAGCAGAACAAAACTTGGTCGATCTGGGTTTAGCAACTTATCTTTTAGAATAGATGTCTAAACAGAGGTAGATGCTTTGTCCTCATCAACTCTGATAATCAATTAATTACTGGAAAAACAATGACCACAATTGTTAAGCACCGTCGCACAGGTAACGAATATATTTTGTTAGGCATTAATGGTGAGACAAACAAAGCTAATCCATCTCGCTTTATTAGTGAGCTGTTTAATCAGGAAAAGTCAGAAGTATCTTGTTCAGCAACAGTTTGTGATGTTCAGGGCAATATTTTTCTTGCTTATATTGATGATCTGGTGGTAACTGAGATAGACGGGGTTAAACCCGCCGAAATTCTGCCTGAAGCTACTTTTGAAGCCGTAAATGATAGTTCGCGATCGCGCAGCGGAGGCGGAGCCTCATCGCCAAATTCTAAAGGATTTGCACCTCCAGGCGCGCCTGTGGAGGTTGTCCAATCACCAGTTACTGAGTTTGATGAGGAGGATTTTGACGAGGAAGATTTTGAGGATGAAGATGAAGATGAACTCGATCTAGAAAGTTCTGAACC
This portion of the Pleurocapsa minor HA4230-MV1 genome encodes:
- a CDS encoding DUF1565 domain-containing protein; amino-acid sequence: MESSDCHTNPKLSLSLRQLSRLNRLTNLLLMASIITLSCSIVLQANPIMAQEIAQSPSLDKNNNTIYVDPQGGDDNRLGKKTSPLQTITQALKVAAAGSTIQLASGTYSEATGETFPLVLDNQIVLQGDPQNQGYKTIIQGDGYFLSPTGAGQNVAIAALKDAGGITGITVTNNHSRGHGIWVESASPQIVSNTLTRNGNTGVSVNGQSSPLIENNYFYNNLGNGLLVYGDSQPEVIKNTFEETGFGISLVQHAAAKISENLFDGNRIGIILEGSSQGILRQNEIINSGEAGLMAIAESRVDLGTDDEPGNNVFRSNRKLDIQNATSSEIVAVGTEVQGETQGDINFVQGTSVVSNVSNDNSLKDLAPLPPLPPRRDLPPPVAQPATPTSIEPAPADLPAPPPVIASSTSDINTDNNNKELVFRSSSDSLETAEPENSHVLPVPSPPTISSSSSTAQVKYKVLVEVLDDEEADEVRSLYPEAFETILGGESWLQVGAFSNRDKAKRAEQNLVDLGLATYLLE